AAGCAACCCCCGCGGAATCTGGTTCGAAGGCCACTGGGGATTCCAGTACTACATGGACGCTCTGGGTGGGAAGGCGATCGATTCGCGCACGACGCAGCTCTACCCGGGAGACATCATCGTCATCCCGGAGAACAACACCAACGTGTCGCCCGCGCCCGAAGACCGCACGCGGCTCGTGGAAACGATCGAGATTCCCGGAGGCCGGTGGATCTCGACGATGAGACTCGGAGCAGGCCTCTACTCCGACGCGTTCGGCCTTCTTCCGTTTACGGTGGGGAAGGTTCCCGCGGAGCGCTACAAGGTCTACGAAGGGATTTTGCCGCAGTAGCGAAAAGGACCGGGCCCCCCGGCCCAGGTCACCGCCATCCCGAAACGACGACCACTGCCAAGTTTTCGTAGGGATTCACGGGACGCCCCGCTCCCGTCGGGAGGACCTCCGCCCGGAGGACGTGGGACTTGAGCAAATAGGAGATTTGCCGGCCCCACGTGATGATATAGGGGGCGCAATACCAACCCGACGACGCATGGGGCGCCGGCGGCAACACGGCCGGCTCCTCCACGTCCCTTGGATCCGGAAACACTCCGATCAGCCAGAGGCGATGTCCCGACTTCAACGTCGCGGTGACCTTCTCGAGGACCGGGTCGATCGGATTCGATCGCGCCATCGCAGCCTTGAGCAGATCGTACCGGTGGATCCGGAGATCTTCGAGCGGCGGGAGCGTCGTCCAATCGGCGGTCCCCTTGTAGTAGCGACGGAAGCTGACCCCGTAATACCAGGGATTCACGACGATCAGATCCTGGGCCGAGGCTTCCGTTCCGACCAGGGATGCCACGATGTCGGCGTTCGTCCGCCGCTCCGTCACGTGGGCCCATCCGGGCACCGCCATCGCAGCGGCGATCGCAGCGGCGAGAACAAGCCTGGCGATTTTCCACGCATGGGTCGTCGCAGCGGCCCATGCGCCCGCGTCCAGGGCCGGAGCGAGGATCGCCAGGAGCGGGACGTAGTACCACGGCTGCGTCTGCAGCTTGGTCGACGCCAGCGCGGCCAGGAACGCTGCCGTTGACGCGACCACGACCGCCCCGCTGAACAGCGCCACGCCCTGGCTCGCGGCGTTCTGTCCGGGGCTCGATCGAGGGCGAAGGGAGCGGGCCACGGCCCGGCCGCAGACGATGGCAAGCACGAGCCAGGGGACGGCCGTCGCGGGTCCTCCCGGGCTCACCGCCTGGATGAGGATCGAGAGCAGCTGCATCGCGCTCGTCGGGCTCTGGATCACGACGTTCCAGCTCTGCGCCGCGGCAATGGTCGCTCGATAGGGTAGTAGTGAGAGCGCCGCGACGGCGCCGACAAGCACGACCGCGCCGGCCGTTTTCAGGTCGGCGCGCCTTAGCGATACGACGGCTCCGGCCGCGCAGATGCCGACGAGCAGAAAGGCATTCTGGTACATGCATTGGACGCTGAGGACCGCGAGGATTCCCGCGCCCACGAACCCCTTCGCGGAGGGCGACTCGATGGCCCTCCATACGAGCGCCATCGTCGCCACGATCAGGACCATCCCGAGCCCGTAGGGCCGGATCGAGTCGACGGCGCGAACGGCGACGGGATTGAGGCCGATCAGCGCCAGGGAGAAGAGCGGGGTAGGGCTGCGGAGCGATCGACACGCCAGCCAGAGCGCGCCGAGGAAGGCGAGACCGACGGCGAAGCCGAACACTCGGAGGCCCAAGTCGTCGCTGCTCCCTCCCGCAGTGGCCCAACCGCGCACGAGCAGCGCCACCAGCGGCGGAAACCCGTCGTACTTTAGAAACGAGTAGATCTCGTGGACCGAGGCCATTCGCGCGAATTCGGCTGTGTTGACCTCGTCGCGCCAGAGCGCCCCCGCCTGCGTCAGGAAGCCGATATGGAAGAGCACGGCGAGGAGGCAGACAGCGATCGCGATGCCCCATTCGGCGCGCCGAAGGCCCTCTCCCGGGGCGTTCCCCTCGGATTGGATCTCCTTCCGGCGCTTCTTGCTCATCCTGTGCTCTTCCTCGCCACGACGGCGATCGCGGGC
This portion of the Candidatus Eisenbacteria bacterium genome encodes:
- a CDS encoding glycosyltransferase family 39 protein, which produces MDARDRRRGEEEHRMSKKRRKEIQSEGNAPGEGLRRAEWGIAIAVCLLAVLFHIGFLTQAGALWRDEVNTAEFARMASVHEIYSFLKYDGFPPLVALLVRGWATAGGSSDDLGLRVFGFAVGLAFLGALWLACRSLRSPTPLFSLALIGLNPVAVRAVDSIRPYGLGMVLIVATMALVWRAIESPSAKGFVGAGILAVLSVQCMYQNAFLLVGICAAGAVVSLRRADLKTAGAVVLVGAVAALSLLPYRATIAAAQSWNVVIQSPTSAMQLLSILIQAVSPGGPATAVPWLVLAIVCGRAVARSLRPRSSPGQNAASQGVALFSGAVVVASTAAFLAALASTKLQTQPWYYVPLLAILAPALDAGAWAAATTHAWKIARLVLAAAIAAAMAVPGWAHVTERRTNADIVASLVGTEASAQDLIVVNPWYYGVSFRRYYKGTADWTTLPPLEDLRIHRYDLLKAAMARSNPIDPVLEKVTATLKSGHRLWLIGVFPDPRDVEEPAVLPPAPHASSGWYCAPYIITWGRQISYLLKSHVLRAEVLPTGAGRPVNPYENLAVVVVSGWR